From Phragmites australis chromosome 5, lpPhrAust1.1, whole genome shotgun sequence, a single genomic window includes:
- the LOC133919403 gene encoding L-type lectin-domain containing receptor kinase SIT1-like translates to MVPSKLTFEANRVQEPCGTAIREPIMAPLPLLLFLTLLRLHLAASAVDQFTFDGFAGENLTLDGTAAVTAEGLLMLTNGTTLLKGHAFYPSPLRFHHDAANGTVRSFSTAYVFGIVSEYADLSSPGLAFVVAKSNDFSTALQSQYMGLANAANNGNATNHFVAVELDTIVNAEFGDMSDNHVGINVNGLSSMVADNAGYYEDGTGAFRNMRLLNRTAAQVWVDFDARTSLVNVTMAPLELPKPKKPLLSTRVNLSEIIEGEAYVGFSSSTGVVSSRHYVLAWSFKMDGPAPQLNISKLPALPVTIPKPPSKTLKIVLPIGSAAFVLALAIIVLRIRHRWHKYAELKEEWEITFGPHRFSYKDLFHATSGFCDERLLGVGGFGKVYRGVLPASRVEIAVKKVSHESRQGMKEFVAEVVTIGQLRHRNLVQLLGYCRREGELLLVYDYMPNGSLDKFLHRQNSPTLNWSQRFRIIKDVASSILYLHEDWEQVVLHRDIKASNVLLDAEMNGRLGDFGLARLYDHGTDPHTTHVVGTMGYLAPELGHTGRASKASDVFAFGVFMLEVTCGRRPVIEDAHGDHHLLVERVLQHWRQGTITDAMDPRLQGDFAVEEASLVLRLSLLCSHPLPGARPGIRQMMQFLDGSMLLPELSEAHICFNMQALMRNQVLNSHSASSTVAGSISDVPAAR, encoded by the coding sequence ATGGTTCCGAGCAAGTTAACATTTGAAGCAAATCGGGTGCAAGAGCCATGCGGCACCGCGATCCGCGAGCCAATCATGGCCCCCCTTCCGTTGCTTCTCTTCCTGACTCTCCTTCGCCTTCACCTCGCGGCCTCGGCCGTTGACCAGTTCACCTTCGACGGCTTCGCCGGCGAGAACCTCACGCTCGACGGCACGGCCGCGGTCACCGCGGAAGGCCTCCTCATGCTGACGAACGGCACCACTCTGCTCAAGGGCCACGCCTTCTACCCTTCCCCTCTGCGGTTCCACCACGACGCGGCGAACGGCACCGTGCGGTCCTTCTCGACGGCCTACGTGTTCGGCATCGTCAGCGAGTACGCCGACCTGAGTAGCCCCGGCTTGGCCTTCGTCGTGGCCAAGAGCAACGACTTCTCGACGGCGCTGCAGAGCCAGTACATGGGCCTGGCCAACGCGGCCAACAACGGCAACGCCACCAACCACTTCGTCGCCGTCGAGCTGGACACCATCGTCAACGCCGAGTTCGGGGACATGAGCGACAACCACGTCGGCATCAACGTGAACGGCCTCTCGTCCATGGTCGCCGACAACGCGGGCTACTACGAGGACGGCACCGGCGCGTTCAGGAACATGAGGCTGCTGAACCGCACGGCGGCGCAGGTGTGGGTGGACTTCGACGCGCGCACCTCGCTGGTCAACGTCACCATGGCTCCCCTCGAGCTGCCCAAGCCCAAGAAGCCGTTGCTCTCAACCAGAGTGAACCTCTCAGAAATCATCGAGGGCGAAGCCTACGTTGGATTCTCGTCATCCACCGGAGTCGTCTCCAGCCGCCATTACGTTCTTGCCTGGAGCTTCAAGATGGACGGGCCAGCCCCGCAGCTGAACATATCGAAGCTACCAGCCTTGCCGGTGACAATCCCCAAGCCTCCATCGAAGACACTCAAGATCGTGTTGCCGATAGGGTCAGCAGCATTCGTGTTGGCATTGGCCATCATCGTCCTTAGGATCCGTCACAGGTGGCACAAGTATGCAGAGCTGAAAGAGGAATGGGAGATCACGTTCGGGCCGCACCGGTTCTCCTACAAGGATTTGTTCCATGCCACCAGCGGGTTCTGCGACGAGCGCCTTCTTGGCGTAGGAGGATTCGGGAAGGTGTATAGAGGAGTGCTTCCAGCGTCTAGGGTGGAGATTGCAGTGAAGAAGGTATCTCATGAGTCGAGGCAGGGAATGAAGGAATTTGTTGCGGAGGTTGTCACCATTGGCCAACTTCGGCATCGGAACCTTGTCCAACTGCTTGGCTACTGCCGGCGTGAAGGTGAGCTCTTGCTAGTCTATGATTATATGCCAAATGGTAGTCTCGATAAATTCTTGCACAGACAAAATAGTCCTACTCTGAATTGGAGCCAGAGGTTCCGAATCATCAAAGATGTCGCCTCCAGCATACTATACCTCCACGAAGACTGGGAGCAAGTTGTATTGCATCGGGACATCAAGGCGAGCAATGTGCTCCTGGATGCTGAGATGAACGGGCGGTTAGGCGACTTTGGCCTTGCAAGGTTGTATGACCACGGCACCGACCCACACACCACACACGTGGTTGGCACAATGGGGTACCTAGCCCCGGAGCTCGGGCACACCGGCAGGGCATCCAAGGCATCCGACGTGTTCGCCTTCGGCGTGTTCATGCTAGAGGTCACTTGCGGCCGGCGGCCGGTCATTGAAGACGCGCACGGTGACCACCACTTGCTGGTCGAAAGGGTGCTCCAGCACTGGCGCCAAGGGACGATCACCGATGCCATGGACCCGCGCCTCCAGGGCGACTTCGCCGTCGAAGAAGCGAGCCTAGTGCTGAGGTTAAGCTTGCTGTGCTCGCACCCGTTGCCCGGTGCGCGCCCGGGAATACGGCAGATGATGCAGTTCCTGGATGGTAGCATGCTGCTCCCGGAGCTGTCGGAGGCTCACATATGCTTCAACATGCAGGCTCTGATGCGAAATCAGGTGTTGAATTCACACTCCGCGTCATCGACGGTAGCTGGCAGCATCTCCGACGTTCCTGCAGCAAGATGA
- the LOC133919400 gene encoding membrane steroid-binding protein 1-like: MAMAEWWEAVKAIAAAYTGMTPAAFFTTVAVAAALYVAVSGLLARQAPSLTRGREAEQEERSFKPLPPPVQLGEMTTEELRAYDGSDPKKPLLMAIKGQIYDVTQSRMFYGPGGPYALFAGRDASRALAKMSFEPNDLTGEVSGLGPLEVEALQEWEYKFKSKYVTVGTIKKTSPVAEGDTARSAVTAERDIDASTIESNHVPESKENGATSQGSVVEKTKETPDTDVNTSSHGDADKAKELPDLEVTNTSRHADAVEKPGETQNAAVKNKSSTAVEPKGTPQVVDEKNTCKPERCNGEAIGSTPDAVDMKNTTNHEDAGQPEETQSVDGKDVSSHQDGEEKPKETSDVEMKNA, translated from the exons ATGGCGATGGCGGAGTGGTGGGAGGCGGTGAAGGCGATCGCCGCAGCGTACACAGGGATGACGCCGGCGGCATTCTTTACGACCgtggcggtggccgccgcgctGTACGTCGCCGTCTCAGGCCTCCTTGCGCGCCAGGCGCCGTCGCTGACGAGGGGGCGGGAGGCGGAGCAGGAGGAGAGGTCGTTCAAGCCGCTGCCGCCACCGGTGCAGCTCGGGGAGATGACGACGGAGGAGCTAAGGGCGTATGATGGCTCCGACCCCAAGAAACCGCTGCTCATGGCCATCAAGGGGCAAATCTACGACGTCACGCAGAGCAG GATGTTTTATGGACCTGGTGGCCCATACGCACTGTTCGCAGGCAGAGACGCAAGTAGGGCTTTGGCAAAGATGTCATTTGAACCAAATGATTTAACCGGTGAGGTTTCGGGATTAGGCCCTTTAGAGGTCGAGGCGTTGCAAGAATGGGAGTACAAATTCAAGAGCAAATATGTTACGGTTGGAACAATCAAGAAGACCAGTCCCGTCGCAGAGGGAGATACTGCAAGGAGCGCTGTGACTGCTGAAAGAGACATCGATGCGAGTACTATAGAAAGCAACCATGTGCCTGAGTCAAAGGAAAATGGAGCAACAAGCCAAGGGAGTGTAGTGgagaagacaaaggaaacaCCAGACACAGATGTGAACACAAGCAGCCATGGAGATGCAGATAAGGCAAAGGAATTGCCGGATTTAGAAGTGACAAATACGAGTAGACACGCAGATGCAGTGGAGAAGCCAGGGGAAACACAAAATGCAGCTGTAAAGAACAAGAGTAGCACTGCAGTTGAGCCAAAGGGAACACCTCAGGTAGTAGATGAGAAGAATACTTGTAAACCTGAAAGATGCAACGGAGAAGCCATAGGAAGCACACCAGATGCAGTAGATATGAAGAACACAACCAACCATGAAGATGCTGGGCAACCAGAGGAAACACAGAGTGTAGATGGAAAGGATGTAAGCAGCCATCAAGATGGTGAGGAGAAGCCAAAGGAAACGTCGGATGTAGAAATGAAGAATGCATAG